A genome region from Pueribacillus theae includes the following:
- a CDS encoding acyl-CoA dehydrogenase has product MELTFTKEQKMMKKMVRGFAAKEIAPIVEEMDQTDEFPREVVKKMGALGLMGIPIPEEYGGSGMDFTSYIIAIHELSKVSATFGVILSVHTSVGTNPILYFGTEDQKKKYIPKLASGEYIGAFGLTEPGAGSNAAGLKTRAVQQGDHYVLNGSKVFITNGGEAQTYIVFASTNPEAGSCGISAFIVEKGTPGFFFGKKEKKMGLNGSSTYELFFENAIVPKENLLGEEGQGYKIALSNLNKGRVGIAAQALGIAEASLEHAVNYAKEREQFGKPIGHFQGIGFKLADMATIVEASRLLTYQAANLISRNILCPKEASMAKLFASKTAMKVATEAVQTYGGYGYTKDYPVERFFRDAKVCEIYEGTSEIQSLVISKQLLSD; this is encoded by the coding sequence ATGGAACTCACATTTACGAAAGAACAGAAAATGATGAAAAAAATGGTTAGGGGCTTCGCTGCAAAGGAAATTGCTCCCATCGTTGAAGAGATGGATCAAACCGATGAATTCCCGAGAGAAGTCGTCAAAAAAATGGGAGCATTGGGATTGATGGGGATTCCCATTCCTGAAGAGTATGGTGGATCGGGAATGGATTTTACCTCATATATTATTGCGATTCATGAGCTTTCAAAAGTAAGTGCTACATTCGGAGTAATATTATCTGTTCATACCTCTGTTGGAACGAATCCGATTCTTTATTTTGGAACAGAAGATCAAAAGAAAAAATATATTCCTAAACTTGCAAGTGGGGAATATATTGGAGCCTTTGGTTTAACAGAACCGGGAGCGGGTTCAAATGCAGCCGGTTTAAAAACACGGGCGGTTCAACAAGGGGATCATTATGTGCTGAACGGTTCGAAGGTTTTTATCACAAATGGTGGTGAAGCACAAACCTATATCGTCTTCGCATCCACGAATCCCGAAGCGGGATCCTGTGGCATTTCCGCCTTTATTGTTGAAAAAGGGACACCCGGATTCTTCTTCGGTAAAAAAGAAAAAAAAATGGGTTTAAATGGTTCGAGTACGTACGAACTTTTTTTCGAAAACGCTATCGTGCCAAAGGAAAACCTTCTCGGAGAGGAAGGTCAAGGTTATAAAATTGCCCTGTCGAACTTGAACAAAGGGCGAGTCGGCATCGCAGCACAAGCATTGGGAATCGCAGAAGCTTCTCTCGAACACGCGGTGAATTATGCAAAAGAGCGCGAACAATTCGGAAAACCAATCGGCCATTTTCAAGGAATAGGATTTAAGCTTGCCGATATGGCAACGATTGTCGAAGCGTCAAGACTGTTAACCTATCAAGCTGCAAATCTAATATCCCGAAATATTTTGTGTCCAAAAGAGGCCTCAATGGCGAAATTGTTTGCTTCAAAAACTGCAATGAAGGTCGCAACAGAAGCCGTTCAAACCTACGGGGGATATGGTTACACAAAGGATTACCCGGTTGAACGATTTTTCCGGGATGCCAAGGTGTGCGAAATATACGAAGGAACAAGCGAAATCCAAAGCCTCGTAATCAGCAAACAGCTGCTGTCCGATTAA
- a CDS encoding AMP-binding protein: MAFETLLTAERIEEMERKGLWFNETMIDHLNQSVDKFSGKEAVYDGRTRLTYRELANQVKLCAAGLAALGIEKNTVVSLQLPNWVEFLVFHYAATLLGAVTNPLVPIYREKEISYMVDLAESKVYVAPKKFRNFDYEEMIYRLKPNLPSLQNIIIVGEPEESESLAYEEWMLKWEETKEVENSKVDPNEVTEIIFTSGTTGEPKGALHTHNTLTCATKGMIDHLRLTEDDVIHMASTFAHQTGFLYGARMPIQCGGKGVYQDIWNSEKFVEMVEEEKITVTFGATPFLHDLLNAKNLNGHDISSLRIFVCAGAPIPKPLLEEALEKLPNCKVLGAWGQTEDAIVTVGNLSDPIETITSSDGVSISKGMEVRVVDEDGNELPYGVEGNLEVRGSFVFVGYAKRLEKTKEEFDKDWFMTGDLAVMDESGHIKISGRSKDIIIRGGENIPVAYVEDVLHSHPHITTAAVVSVPCPRLQERACACVALKEGTTLTMESLKEFLETQGIAKQYWPEYLEVFNELPRTPSGKIQKFKLREKVKNKATQTS, encoded by the coding sequence ATGGCCTTTGAAACACTATTAACAGCTGAGAGAATAGAAGAAATGGAGCGAAAAGGACTATGGTTCAATGAAACAATGATTGATCATCTCAATCAATCGGTTGACAAATTTTCTGGCAAAGAGGCGGTTTATGATGGCCGAACCCGGTTGACTTACCGTGAACTTGCCAACCAGGTGAAACTTTGCGCAGCCGGTTTGGCGGCGTTAGGGATTGAAAAGAATACGGTTGTTTCTTTGCAGCTTCCAAATTGGGTGGAATTTCTTGTTTTTCATTATGCTGCAACATTATTGGGAGCGGTAACAAACCCGCTTGTCCCGATCTACCGGGAAAAGGAAATCAGCTATATGGTCGATCTAGCAGAATCAAAGGTATATGTGGCTCCCAAGAAGTTTCGGAACTTTGACTATGAGGAAATGATTTATCGATTAAAGCCAAACCTTCCCTCTCTACAAAATATTATCATTGTTGGTGAACCCGAGGAGAGTGAATCGCTGGCTTACGAAGAGTGGATGCTCAAATGGGAAGAAACAAAAGAAGTTGAGAATAGCAAGGTTGATCCGAATGAGGTGACAGAAATTATCTTTACGTCCGGAACAACCGGAGAGCCCAAGGGTGCTTTGCATACTCACAATACCTTGACATGCGCAACAAAGGGAATGATCGATCATTTAAGATTAACGGAAGATGATGTGATTCATATGGCCTCCACGTTTGCGCATCAAACCGGTTTTCTTTACGGGGCAAGAATGCCAATACAGTGTGGTGGAAAAGGAGTCTATCAGGATATTTGGAATTCGGAAAAATTCGTTGAAATGGTCGAAGAAGAAAAGATTACCGTGACGTTTGGGGCAACGCCTTTTTTGCACGATTTGTTAAACGCAAAAAACCTAAACGGCCATGACATTTCTTCATTAAGAATTTTTGTTTGTGCTGGGGCCCCTATTCCGAAGCCGCTTCTTGAAGAAGCTTTGGAAAAGCTGCCCAATTGTAAAGTTTTAGGTGCCTGGGGCCAGACGGAAGATGCGATTGTTACCGTTGGCAATCTGAGTGATCCGATTGAGACGATCACGTCATCTGACGGTGTTTCGATAAGCAAAGGGATGGAAGTACGTGTGGTAGATGAAGACGGCAATGAGTTGCCATACGGGGTAGAGGGCAATTTGGAAGTCCGTGGTTCGTTTGTTTTTGTAGGTTATGCTAAACGATTGGAGAAGACGAAAGAAGAATTTGATAAGGACTGGTTTATGACCGGTGATTTAGCAGTGATGGATGAAAGTGGACATATCAAAATTTCGGGACGGTCAAAAGACATCATTATTCGAGGAGGGGAAAACATTCCAGTTGCCTATGTTGAAGATGTGCTTCATTCGCATCCTCATATCACGACGGCCGCTGTTGTATCTGTCCCTTGCCCGAGATTGCAAGAAAGAGCATGCGCTTGTGTCGCGCTCAAAGAAGGAACAACATTGACGATGGAAAGCTTGAAAGAATTTTTGGAGACACAAGGCATTGCGAAACAATACTGGCCGGAATACCTTGAAGTGTTTAATGAGCTACCACGAACACCCAGCGGTAAAATTCAAAAATTTAAGTTAAGAGAAAAGGTGAAAAACAAGGCCACTCAAACCAGTTGA
- a CDS encoding 3-hydroxyacyl-CoA dehydrogenase: MEIKGSTAIVTGGASGLGETTVRNIVSNGGNAVIFDIQETQGAKLAKELGDQVKFVKTDVTDEGSVKAGLNEAVDTFGRVSIAVNCAGIAVAEKTVGKKGPHDLGSFSKVIQINLIGTFNVIRLVSEKMAENEPNEEGERGVIINTASVAAFDGQIGQAAYSASKGGIVGMTLPIARDLSNYGIRVMTIAPGLFETPLFAALPEKAREELGKMTPFPPRLGHPSEYAQLVGSIVENPMLNGEVIRLDGAIRMQPK, translated from the coding sequence ATGGAAATCAAAGGGTCAACAGCAATCGTAACAGGAGGTGCTTCCGGTCTGGGGGAAACGACGGTTAGAAATATCGTTTCCAATGGAGGAAACGCCGTAATCTTTGATATTCAGGAAACACAGGGCGCAAAATTGGCAAAGGAACTGGGGGATCAGGTCAAATTTGTGAAAACGGATGTGACGGATGAGGGAAGTGTGAAGGCCGGGTTGAACGAGGCGGTGGATACCTTTGGCCGTGTCAGCATTGCTGTAAACTGTGCAGGGATTGCTGTGGCGGAAAAAACGGTTGGCAAAAAGGGCCCGCACGATCTTGGTTCTTTTTCAAAAGTGATACAGATCAATTTGATTGGAACATTTAATGTTATCCGGTTGGTTTCAGAAAAAATGGCTGAAAACGAACCGAATGAAGAAGGGGAACGGGGTGTCATCATTAATACAGCCTCTGTTGCCGCATTTGACGGACAGATCGGACAGGCCGCTTACAGCGCATCAAAAGGTGGTATTGTTGGAATGACTTTACCGATTGCAAGGGACTTGTCCAACTATGGGATCCGTGTCATGACCATTGCCCCGGGGCTCTTTGAAACTCCGTTATTCGCAGCACTGCCTGAAAAGGCGAGAGAAGAATTAGGTAAAATGACACCGTTTCCGCCAAGGTTAGGCCACCCAAGTGAGTACGCACAGCTTGTCGGGAGTATTGTCGAGAATCCAATGTTAAATGGTGAGGTCATTCGTCTGGATGGAGCTATAAGGATGCAGCCGAAATAA
- a CDS encoding YitT family protein, with amino-acid sequence MSALTKKRKRSKLVIASRALLIIIGGFIAAYGLESVLIPNNVSDGGVTGLSIVGSQLFGVPLGALIAVLNVPFIFLGYKQIGKSFAIFSVIGIVSLSVGTALMHQVPTIVEGDTLLVTVVGGIILGFGMGLALRNGGALDGIDMLAVLLSRRSPFGTSDLILFLNMFVFIVVSTVFGLQGAILSAIAYFIATKVIHIVEEGLSGSKSYKIITTQPELMVETIRDRLGRGATYSLALGGYSNEEFKEITCIINRLEESKMKEIIQEIDPNAFVAVYDVSEVKGGNFKKHNIH; translated from the coding sequence ATGAGTGCACTTACAAAAAAACGAAAACGCAGTAAACTTGTGATCGCTTCAAGGGCATTATTGATTATTATTGGGGGCTTTATTGCAGCTTACGGGTTAGAATCAGTATTAATCCCAAATAATGTATCAGATGGTGGAGTGACAGGACTAAGTATCGTTGGCTCACAACTTTTTGGAGTGCCGCTGGGCGCTCTTATTGCCGTTTTGAATGTCCCTTTCATCTTTTTAGGCTATAAGCAAATCGGGAAAAGTTTTGCGATTTTTTCTGTAATCGGCATTGTTTCGCTTTCAGTTGGGACGGCATTAATGCATCAGGTGCCAACGATTGTTGAAGGTGACACATTATTAGTAACCGTTGTTGGCGGTATTATCCTTGGCTTTGGGATGGGGTTAGCCTTGCGTAATGGCGGTGCATTAGATGGAATTGATATGTTAGCTGTATTGCTATCCCGGAGATCACCTTTTGGAACAAGTGATCTTATCTTATTTTTGAATATGTTTGTCTTTATTGTCGTATCAACGGTATTTGGCCTTCAAGGGGCCATTTTATCAGCCATTGCTTACTTTATCGCTACGAAAGTAATTCACATCGTTGAAGAAGGTTTAAGCGGTTCTAAAAGCTATAAGATTATCACCACTCAGCCTGAATTAATGGTTGAGACCATTCGTGATCGCTTAGGCCGTGGAGCAACTTATTCACTGGCACTTGGCGGTTATTCTAATGAAGAATTCAAGGAAATTACTTGTATCATTAACCGTTTGGAAGAAAGCAAAATGAAAGAAATTATTCAAGAAATTGATCCAAATGCCTTTGTAGCAGTATACGATGTATCAGAGGTGAAGGGAGGCAACTTCAAAAAGCATAATATTCATTAA
- the mutM gene encoding bifunctional DNA-formamidopyrimidine glycosylase/DNA-(apurinic or apyrimidinic site) lyase — protein MPELPEMETYKTLLQQFIGGQTITKAMVTREKSVNLSTEQFILRVTNQKIEAFERRAKYLIFHLQNGSCLLLHLMLGGWMFYGKDEDRPEHTVQVKLSFGDHHLYFIGLRLGYLHLLTPERLEKKFLKIGPEPLSSSFSIDMFFDRMKSRRGGLKTTLMNQEVIAGIGNRYSDEILWHAQLLPERKINELDHGQFVRLYESIRFILQKAIQHGGYMAEPLFKQDSKTGGYPMSVHGLEGKECPRCGTPIVKVEMSTRKTYFCKNCQQ, from the coding sequence ATGCCCGAACTGCCAGAGATGGAAACATATAAAACCTTGCTGCAGCAATTCATTGGCGGCCAAACCATTACAAAAGCTATGGTTACTCGGGAAAAATCTGTGAATTTGTCTACAGAACAATTTATTCTTCGTGTAACGAACCAGAAAATTGAGGCTTTTGAAAGAAGAGCCAAATATTTAATTTTTCATCTGCAAAATGGTTCTTGTTTACTTTTGCACTTGATGCTTGGCGGTTGGATGTTTTATGGAAAAGACGAAGATCGGCCAGAACATACGGTACAAGTGAAACTATCCTTTGGAGATCATCACCTTTATTTCATTGGCCTTCGTTTAGGGTATTTGCACCTGTTGACACCAGAAAGGCTCGAAAAAAAATTTCTGAAAATCGGGCCTGAACCACTCTCTTCGAGTTTTTCAATTGATATGTTTTTCGACAGGATGAAAAGCAGAAGAGGTGGATTAAAAACAACGCTCATGAATCAGGAAGTGATTGCCGGGATTGGGAATCGCTATTCGGATGAAATTCTTTGGCATGCCCAGCTGCTTCCAGAAAGAAAAATAAATGAACTCGATCATGGACAATTCGTCCGTTTATACGAATCCATCAGATTTATTCTTCAGAAGGCGATTCAGCACGGCGGTTATATGGCAGAGCCTCTTTTTAAGCAAGACAGCAAAACAGGCGGCTATCCGATGTCCGTTCACGGCTTGGAAGGAAAAGAATGCCCACGGTGCGGTACACCCATTGTGAAAGTGGAGATGTCCACCCGTAAAACCTATTTTTGTAAAAACTGCCAGCAGTAA
- a CDS encoding deoxyribonuclease IV: MRFGCHISIREGYLGAAKKAFQMNAAAFQYFPKNPRSLIVKDFNKEDAALCKAFCEENAIQSVSHSPYPTSLTPHNEEKRDQVIRSLLNDLAIAEACGSIGVVVHFGKRISRLPLIENYQLLLDMLNEVLNQWEGSAKILLENNAGLPGVFGTTLEELVQIRKLCEHPEKIGFCFDTCHAFSCGLWDGGNWRELMKKGREIGYFAELELIHLNNSKYAARLGKDRHAPIIGSGYIKESQFDQLIKTPHFKNIPFILETPKEELSHSKEIQLLQERWG, from the coding sequence ATGAGATTTGGTTGCCACATCTCCATACGGGAAGGCTATTTAGGAGCGGCAAAAAAAGCGTTTCAAATGAATGCCGCCGCCTTTCAATACTTTCCGAAAAATCCCCGAAGTTTGATCGTGAAAGACTTTAATAAGGAAGATGCAGCATTATGCAAGGCGTTTTGTGAGGAAAACGCCATTCAATCTGTCAGCCACTCTCCTTATCCCACAAGTTTAACGCCGCATAATGAAGAAAAGCGTGACCAAGTGATCCGTTCTTTATTAAATGATCTCGCAATTGCTGAAGCGTGTGGTTCCATTGGTGTGGTCGTCCATTTTGGCAAGCGCATTTCCCGGCTTCCCCTCATTGAAAACTACCAACTTCTCCTCGACATGCTTAATGAAGTCTTAAACCAGTGGGAAGGCTCCGCTAAGATATTGCTCGAAAACAATGCTGGATTGCCTGGTGTGTTCGGGACAACATTGGAAGAACTGGTCCAAATCCGGAAATTATGTGAGCATCCTGAAAAAATCGGATTTTGCTTTGATACATGCCATGCATTTTCATGTGGTTTATGGGACGGGGGCAATTGGAGGGAACTGATGAAAAAAGGAAGAGAAATTGGCTATTTTGCTGAATTGGAGCTCATTCATTTGAATAATTCGAAGTACGCCGCCAGGCTTGGAAAAGATCGGCATGCGCCTATTATTGGATCAGGTTACATAAAAGAGTCTCAATTTGATCAACTAATAAAGACGCCGCATTTCAAAAATATTCCATTCATTTTGGAAACGCCAAAAGAAGAACTTTCACATTCGAAAGAGATACAGCTTTTACAAGAACGGTGGGGGTAA
- a CDS encoding helix-turn-helix domain-containing protein — protein MIVLTLFHTYHPQPPLSNFINIFWLYKGYHPPHKMERLLPDGSMEFVINLEEDKINVYDQKNHDRFKSFRGSLISGPHSDFTVIDTASQASTIGVHFKPGGAFPFLKLPADELHNEHVALDELWGTKATEMREQLLEAETPVAKFQILEQYLMGMMTQASASHPAVVFALRKFLASPHQWKIADVTEQISLSSRRFIQVFKEEVGLTPKQFCRIQRFQNVLCLIEDGEQVDWTDIALTSGYYDQAHFIHDFRSFSGLSPTTYHLNQGKQKNHVPFGG, from the coding sequence GTGATCGTTTTGACCCTTTTTCATACATACCATCCTCAGCCTCCCTTGTCGAATTTTATAAATATATTTTGGTTATATAAAGGTTACCACCCGCCTCATAAAATGGAGCGTCTCCTGCCGGATGGTTCTATGGAATTCGTTATCAATCTTGAAGAAGATAAGATTAACGTATACGATCAAAAGAATCATGACCGGTTTAAAAGTTTTCGTGGGAGCCTGATCTCCGGTCCACATTCAGACTTTACAGTTATCGACACGGCAAGTCAAGCGTCAACTATAGGAGTTCATTTTAAACCCGGTGGTGCTTTTCCTTTTCTTAAGTTACCAGCAGATGAGTTGCACAATGAGCATGTGGCGTTGGACGAACTTTGGGGGACAAAAGCGACTGAAATGCGAGAACAACTTCTTGAAGCTGAAACGCCGGTTGCCAAATTTCAAATTCTCGAACAATACTTGATGGGAATGATGACTCAAGCCTCGGCATCTCATCCTGCTGTTGTTTTCGCGCTTAGGAAATTTCTGGCTTCCCCCCATCAGTGGAAGATTGCTGATGTGACTGAACAAATTAGTTTGAGTTCAAGACGATTTATTCAAGTGTTCAAGGAAGAAGTCGGATTGACACCAAAACAATTTTGCCGTATTCAGCGCTTTCAGAATGTGCTTTGTCTCATTGAAGATGGAGAGCAAGTTGATTGGACAGATATTGCTTTGACCTCCGGTTATTATGACCAGGCACATTTCATCCACGATTTTCGGTCTTTTTCCGGTCTTAGCCCAACAACCTACCACTTAAATCAAGGGAAACAAAAAAATCATGTCCCGTTTGGCGGGTAG
- a CDS encoding VOC family protein translates to MTHKTKAIPEGHHAVTPYMIIKDAADAITFYKKAFGATELMRVTGDSGKVQHAEIKIGDSPIMIVDEFPEYPIMRSPQSIGGTTMHIFVYVEDVDTLFARAIDAGAKELEPVEDHVEGDRRGGIIDPFGHIWWIATHVKDVPLDEM, encoded by the coding sequence ATGACACATAAAACAAAAGCCATACCGGAGGGCCATCACGCTGTGACACCGTACATGATTATCAAGGATGCAGCCGATGCCATAACATTTTACAAAAAAGCGTTTGGAGCAACTGAATTGATGCGTGTAACAGGCGATAGTGGAAAGGTTCAGCATGCGGAGATCAAGATCGGTGATTCACCAATCATGATCGTGGACGAATTTCCAGAATACCCGATTATGCGCAGCCCACAGTCTATTGGAGGAACTACGATGCATATTTTTGTTTATGTTGAGGACGTAGATACTCTTTTTGCACGAGCGATTGATGCAGGTGCAAAGGAACTGGAGCCTGTAGAAGATCATGTTGAAGGTGATCGGCGCGGAGGAATCATAGATCCTTTTGGACACATTTGGTGGATCGCAACACATGTCAAAGACGTGCCGCTTGACGAAATGTAA
- a CDS encoding helix-turn-helix transcriptional regulator, translated as MKNKIKTIRKKLGITQAKLAEECGVVRQTINCIENDKYDPTLELAFKLSKILKVKVDELFIYE; from the coding sequence TTGAAAAATAAAATAAAAACAATACGGAAAAAATTAGGAATTACGCAGGCGAAACTTGCCGAGGAGTGTGGAGTAGTTAGGCAAACGATAAATTGTATAGAAAATGATAAATATGATCCTACACTGGAACTGGCTTTCAAATTATCAAAAATATTAAAAGTAAAGGTAGATGAATTATTTATTTATGAGTAA
- the def gene encoding peptide deformylase, which produces MSKFHSNYMITMKDIVREGNQILHQKTQEVMVPPSEEDKETLNCMLNFLKNSQDPDLANKYNLRAGVGLSANQIGLNKRMFAAYLTDEKGNEHEYTLINPKIVSHSVSMIYLPQGEGCLSVDRDIKGLVPRYERIKVKGFDLEGEEILLKLSGYPSIVIQHEIDHLNGIMFYDRINKENPFKLPENSKSIY; this is translated from the coding sequence ATGAGTAAATTTCATTCAAATTATATGATTACGATGAAAGATATTGTAAGGGAAGGGAATCAAATTCTGCATCAAAAAACACAAGAAGTGATGGTGCCGCCTTCTGAAGAAGATAAGGAAACATTAAATTGCATGTTGAATTTCTTGAAGAATAGTCAAGATCCCGATCTGGCAAACAAATATAATTTACGCGCTGGAGTAGGTTTATCAGCAAATCAGATTGGTTTGAATAAGCGAATGTTTGCAGCGTATTTAACGGATGAGAAAGGTAATGAGCATGAATATACACTGATTAATCCAAAAATAGTCAGCCATTCTGTATCCATGATTTATTTGCCGCAAGGAGAAGGGTGCCTCTCTGTCGATCGTGATATAAAAGGGCTTGTTCCAAGATATGAGCGGATTAAAGTGAAAGGTTTTGATTTGGAGGGAGAAGAGATATTATTAAAACTTAGCGGATATCCCTCTATTGTCATTCAACATGAAATAGACCATCTCAATGGCATTATGTTTTATGATCGCATCAATAAAGAAAATCCGTTCAAACTGCCGGAAAATAGTAAAAGTATATATTAA
- a CDS encoding transglycosylase domain-containing protein, producing the protein MNARSIDLKRNVGNSRTTRFARKSSHKGKWLIIPILLLFAGFMFMAIAGEILVGNEQIAQLEAIKKNESFVPIAELPDYVPQAFVSIEDHRFYHHFGIDSISLARSLLVDLKTLSFAQGGSTITMQLVKNQFLTQDKSIGRKLKEILMAIQIERLYSKEEILEMYLNTIYFGHGTYGLKEAAQLYFDKNLLGQDTVTLKEAAILAGLPKAPEIYSPIKNPEKASERQAVVLKRMEELGNLTQPEKETAVWKSRFKPIPSHSSAYLHSNSSH; encoded by the coding sequence ATGAATGCTCGTTCGATTGATTTGAAACGGAATGTGGGAAATAGCCGCACGACTCGATTCGCAAGAAAAAGTTCACATAAAGGGAAATGGTTGATCATTCCCATTCTACTCCTGTTTGCCGGCTTTATGTTTATGGCGATTGCTGGAGAAATATTGGTAGGCAACGAACAGATTGCCCAACTTGAAGCCATTAAAAAGAATGAAAGCTTTGTACCGATTGCCGAGCTGCCTGACTATGTTCCCCAGGCTTTTGTCAGTATAGAAGATCATCGTTTTTATCATCATTTTGGTATAGATTCGATTTCCTTAGCTCGATCATTATTGGTAGATCTCAAGACCCTATCTTTTGCTCAAGGTGGCAGTACAATCACGATGCAGCTCGTAAAAAATCAATTTTTGACGCAGGATAAATCGATTGGAAGAAAATTAAAAGAAATACTCATGGCAATTCAAATCGAACGCCTTTATTCCAAGGAAGAAATATTAGAAATGTACTTAAATACGATTTATTTCGGCCATGGGACATATGGTTTAAAAGAAGCGGCCCAGCTGTACTTTGATAAAAATTTGTTAGGCCAAGATACAGTTACATTAAAAGAGGCAGCTATACTTGCAGGCCTCCCAAAGGCACCAGAAATTTATTCACCAATAAAAAATCCCGAAAAGGCAAGTGAAAGACAGGCTGTTGTTTTAAAAAGAATGGAGGAGCTAGGAAATCTTACCCAGCCGGAAAAAGAAACGGCTGTTTGGAAGTCTCGCTTTAAACCAATTCCCAGTCATTCTTCCGCTTATTTACACAGTAATAGTAGTCATTAG